The proteins below are encoded in one region of Styela clava chromosome 4, kaStyClav1.hap1.2, whole genome shotgun sequence:
- the LOC120346373 gene encoding uncharacterized protein LOC120346373 — protein sequence MSSSDSSQRLIFEILEGRLKDLYLRVESLMMDRKNAVSVQELSKHISETFQALMKFCSENPSAIFEHNANWMESIEQNQAEFDSRVQQWLLAVVKAAADQFSQLEKSTQSSHPSSASSRSSYRRAEAKVKAKLARLELEKIKRKHELQNRINQIHQSIEMLDSEHKVQTADAEEEFWEQSTSSDRMNVDVTDNRFSKDVRHVGSEKANRKVLEVGMVANKTTCESLHLVQSTPVYAQSNVGCAVGKIDAGTLAMAVEDYPVNTESKSVLDDKPSAGVNGPVVPRVLDLLVPSKFEDGNQDNRIPAMYIPNQSVVTNNPDQASVNKTCQPASGRPPDSSQSLSNDVMTLIKHLNRPKPEVLYFSGDSTNYHMFRRNFAAQIDENVDSYAASRDGHFRILNYSEYILK from the coding sequence ATGTCAAGTTCAGACTCCAGTCAAcgtttgatttttgaaatattggaaGGTCGACTGAAAGACTTGTATTTAAGGGTCGAATCCCTTATGATGGATCGCAAAAATGCTGTTTCTGTTCAGGAATTGTCGAAGCACATTTCTGAAACATTTCAGGCACTCATGAAATTCTGTAGTGAGAATCCATCTGCAATTTTTGAGCACAATGCAAATTGGATGGAAAGTATTGAACAGAATCAGGCAGAATTTGATAGTAGAGTGCAGCAATGGCTGCTGGCTGTAGTCAAAGCAGCAGCAGATCAGTTTTCTCAATTGGAGAAATCAACACAGTCTAGTCATCCTTCAAGTGCAAGTTCACGATCAAGTTATCGAAGAGCAGAAGCTAAAGTAAAAGCTAAATTGGCTCGATTGGAACTTGAAAAGATTAAACGTAAACATGAGCTCCAAAACAGAATAAATCAAATCCACCAGTCAATAGAAATGTTGGATTCGGAACACAAAGTTCAAACGGCTGATGCCGAAGAAGAGTTTTGGGAGCAGTCCACTAGTTCAGATCGAATGAATGTTGATGTCACGGATAATCGTTTTTCGAAGGATGTGAGACATGTGGGTTCAGAGAAGGCCAATAGAAAAGTGCTAGAAGTTGGCATGGTAGCCAACAAAACCACATGTGAAAGCTTACATCTTGTGCAGAGTACACCTGTTTATGCACAGTCTAACGTTGGCTGTGCTGTGGGCAAAATTGATGCCGGTACTCTGGCAATGGCTGTTGAAGATTATCCTGTCAATACTGAATCAAAATCTGTACTAGATGATAAACCGAGTGCTGGGGTAAATGGCCCTGTAGTGCCTCGAGTGTTGGATTTACTTGTTCCAAGCAAATTTGAAGATGGAAATCAGGACAATAGAATTCCTGCTATGTATATTCCAAATCAGTCAGTGGTTACAAATAACCCTGATCAGGCAAGTGTTAATAAGACTTGTCAACCGGCCAGTGGTAGGCCTCCGGATTCTTCTCAATCATTGTCAAATGATGTTATGACATTGATCAAGCATTTGAATAGACCAAAAcccgaagttttatatttttctggtGATTCCACGAATTATCATATGTTCAGGCGTAATTTTGCTGCTcaaattgatgaaaatgttGATAGTTATGCTGCcagcagggatggccatttccgaatactaaactattccgaatacattctaaaataa
- the LOC144422219 gene encoding aldo-keto reductase family 1 member B1-like, producing the protein MEIILNSGKRMPSIGLGTWKSAPNKVKEAVGTAIDVGYRHIDCAYLYKNEHEIGAALKEKFNQNVIKREDIFITTKLWNTFHKPADVLPAFNASLNNLGLNYIDLYLIHFPCGYKNSGPNVYHPKDENGDHIYDDTDYMSTWKELEKLLSSGQVRSIGVSNFNEYQLNRILNEGSIVPAVNQVECHPYLCQDKMIEFCKSHSIAVVGYSPFGSPDRYWASPDETSLLEEPTIVGIAKRHGKTTAQVILRFNIQRGVTVIPKSVTPSRIESNFDIFNFTLNEEDMDSILKLNRNWRALDLVWDKKHKYYPFRDNYSE; encoded by the exons ATGGAAATTATTCTCAATTCGGGAAAAAGAATGCCATCGATAGGGCTGGGAACTTGGAAGTCTGCGCCAAACAAGGTTAAAGAAGCCGTTGGGACAGCCATCGATGTTGGATATAGACATATCGATTGTGCATATCTGTATAAAAATGAGCACGAAATTGGCGCAGCTTTAAAAGAAAAGTTTAATCAAAATGTTATAAAACGAGAAGATATTTTTATCACAACGAAGTTATGGAATACTTTCCACAAACCGGCTGACGTGCTACCGGCATTCAACGCGTCTCTCAACAATCTTGGATTAAATTACATTGATTTGTACTTGATTCATTTTCCTTGTGGCTACAAAAACAGTGGACCGAATGTTTATCACCCAAAAGATGAAAATGGGGATCACATATACGATGATACAGATTATATGAGCACATGGAAAGAACTCGAAAAACTCTTGTCTTCAGGACAAGTACGATCTATCGGGGTGTCGAATTTTAATGAATATCAGCTGAATAGGATACTGAATGAAGGTTCTATTGTGCCGGCAGTAAATCAAGTTGAATGTCATCCATATCTATGTCAAGATAAAATGATTGAATTCTGTAAGTCACACAGCATCGCTGTTGTTGGATACAGTCCATTTGGATCACCTGATCGTTACTGGGCATCTCCTGATGAAACAAGCTTACTCGAAGAGCCGACGATTGTTGGCATAGCTAAAAG ACATGGAAAAACCACCGCCCAGGTCATCTTGCGGTTTAACATTCAACGTGGTGTGACCGTCATACCGAAGAGTGTGACGCCCTCTAGAATCGAGAGCAATTTCGATATATTCAATTTCACGTTGAACGAGGAAGATATGGACAGCATACTGAAATTGAATCGAAACTGGAGAGCTCTTGATTTAGTTTGGGACAAGAAGCACAAATATTATCCATTCAGAGATAACTACAGCGAATAA
- the LOC120326999 gene encoding aldo-keto reductase family 1 member B1-like yields MEIILNSGKRMPLIGLGTWKSAPNKVKEAVETAIDVGYRHIDCAYLYKNEHEVGAALKEKFNQNVIKREDIFITTKLWNTFHKPADVLPAFNTSLNNLGLNYIDLYLIHFPCGYKNSGPNVYHPKDENGDHIYDDTDYMSTWKELEKLLSSGKVRSIGVSNFNEYQLNRILNEGSIVPAVNQVECHPYLCQDKMIEFCKSHSIAVVGYSPFGSPDRYWASPDETSLLDEPTIVGIAKRHGKTTAQVILRFNIQRGVTVIPKSVTPSRIESNFDIFNFTLNEEDMDSILKLNRNWRALDLVWDKKHKYYPFRDNYSE; encoded by the exons ATGGAAATTATTCTCAATTCGGGAAAAAGAATGCCATTGATAGGACTGGGAACTTGGAAGTCTGCGCCAAACAAGGTTAAAGAAGCCGTTGAGACAGCCATTGATGTTGGATATAGACATATCGATTGTGcatatttgtataaaaatgaGCATGAAGTTGGCGCAGCTTTAAAAGAAAAGTTTAATCAAAATGTTATAAAACGAGAAGATATTTTTATCACAACGAAGTTATGGAATACTTTCCACAAACCGGCAGACGTGCTACCGGCATTCAACACGTCTCTCAACAATCTTGGATTAAATTATATTGATTtgtatttgattcattttcccTGTGGCTACAAAAACAGTGGACCGAATGTTTATCACCCAAAAGATGAAAATGGGGATCACATATACGACGATACAGATTATATGAGCACATGGAAAGAACTCGAAAAACTCTTGTCTTCAGGAAAAGTGCGATCTATCGGGGTGTCGAATTTTAATGAATATCAGCTGAATAGGATACTGAATGAAGGTTCCATTGTGCCGGCAGTAAATCAAGTTGAATGTCATCCATATCTATGTCAAGATAAAATGATTGAATTCTGTAAGTCACACAGCATCGCTGTTGTTGGATACAGTCCATTTGGATCACCCGATCGTTACTGGGCATCTCCTGATGAAACAAGCTTACTCGACGAGCCGACGATTGTTGGCATAGCTAAAAG ACACGGAAAAACTACCGCCCAGGTCATCTTGCGGTTTAACATTCAACGTGGTGTGACCGTCATACCGAAGAGTGTGACGCCCTCTAGAATCGAGAGCAATTTCGATATATTCAATTTCACGTTGAACGAGGAAGATATGGACAGCATACTGAAATTGAATCGAAACTGGAGAGCTCTTGATTTAGTTTGGGACAAGAAGCACAAATATTATCCATTCAGAGATAACTACAGCGAATAA